From a single Raphanus sativus cultivar WK10039 chromosome 3, ASM80110v3, whole genome shotgun sequence genomic region:
- the LOC108846309 gene encoding uncharacterized protein LOC108846309, producing MTTTTDSNGDKTQTQTHKKQVRRRLQTSRPYQERLLNMAEARREIVTALKQHRASMRQAAKIPPPHVPFSVLPPPPPPLDPFSWSSSHLNSLLPNQPLGLNLNFHDFDDYFQTSSSSSSTSSNSSSSSSSVIYPTTNPQIYSTHSPPLHTFAATSESVSHEQPKQLMERENKVVTSAWWSELMMKSVEDDVFPKLSDVMEFPSWLNTTDEQELFHPYNLTHYSSPHNHPLSCMEFGDIEGIDGDDWLA from the exons ATGACTACAACCACAGATAGCAACGGCGACAAAACGCAAACGCAGACGCACAAGAAACAAGTGAGAAGACGGCTCCAGACGAGCCGTCCTTACCAAGAACGTCTCCTTAACATGGCCGAAGCTCGCCGAGAAATCGTCACCGCCTTAAAACAACACCGCGCTTCCATGAGACAAGCCGCCAAGATTCCACCGCCGCATGTTCCTTTTTCTGTACTGCcgcctccacctcctcctctgGATCCGTTTTCTTGGTCGAGTTCTCATCTCAACTCCCTTCTCCCCAACCAACCATTAGGGTTGAACCTCAACTTCCACGACTTCGATGACTACTTCCAAACctcgtcttcatcatcatcaacgtcctcaaattcatcatcttcatcatcctcaGTAATATATCCGACGACGAACCCACAAATATACTCCACCCATTCGCCTCCCCTCCACACCTTCGCCGCCACATCTGAATCGGTTTCTCACGAGCAGCCGAAGCAGCTGATGGAACGGGAGAACAAAGTGGTGACGTCAGCTTGGTGGTCAGAGCTCATGATGAAGTCGGTGGAAGATGACGTGTTCCCGAAGTTAAGTGACGTGATGGAGTTTCCTTCGTGGTTAAATACAACAGATGAACAAGAATTGTTTCATCCTTACAATCTCACCCATTATTCATCCCCTCACAATCATCCATTGTCCtg TATGGAGTTTGGTGACATTGAGGGCATTGATGGAGACGATTGGCTTGCTTGA
- the LOC130509105 gene encoding ethylene-responsive transcription factor ERF016-like produces the protein MDASPKYTGVRKRKWGKWVAEIRLPNSRERIWLGSFDSAEKAARAFDAALYCLRGAGARFNFPDNPPDIPGGRSMTPQEIQVAANRFAKEELLPPHQQRPTSQRGDKSSEEVTEISAREEISGGPTLGEVGEYNNYNNENNSNGTDTSTYWPSLWEENFGMSEEFDTFYMEDSSQQQEHELSSDFYYDGAYVVEDDFSHYNINLWNF, from the coding sequence ATGGATGCATCGCCCAAGTACACAGGTGTAAGGAAGAGGAAGTGGGGAAAATGGGTAGCCGAGATCCGTCTCCCAAACAGCCGAGAAAGGATCTGGCTCGGCTCCTTCGACTCCGCCGAGAAAGCGGCACGTGCTTTCGACGCGGCTCTTTACTGTCTCCGAGGCGCCGGAGCGCGTTTCAACTTTCCGGATAATCCGCCGGATATACCCGGTGGACGTTCCATGACGCCGCAGGAGATTCAGGTGGCAGCTAACCGTTTCGCCAAAGAAGAACTGTTACCACCCCATCAACAACGACCAACGTCGCAACGTGGCGATAAGTCATCGGAGGAAGTAACAGAAATTTCGGCACGTGAAGAAATTAGTGGTGGGCCAACGTTAGGAGAAGTTGGTGAATATAATAATTACAACAACGAGAATAATAGCAATGGTACTGATACGTCGACGTATTGGCCGTCTCTATGGGAAGAGAATTTTGGTATGTCGGAAGAGTTTGATACCTTCTACATGGAGGATTCGTCACAGCAACAAGAACATGAGCTCTCATCTGATTTTTACTACGATGGAGCTTATGTTGTTGAAGATGATTTCTCTCATTACAATATTAATCTTTGGAATTTCTGA